A single window of Candidatus Binatia bacterium DNA harbors:
- a CDS encoding recombinase family protein produces the protein MNAAPIIPAAQYLRMSTERQEYSLDNQAVAIQRYADSHGFAIVKTYEDAGKSGLTIGHRNGLQALLTDILGGKATFCAVLVYDVSRWGRFQDADEAAHYEFLCKSSGIRVHYCAEEFGSDDTLPSRMMKALKRTMAAEFSRELSERVFAGKKRLAEMGYHEGGPPGYGLCRLLVSADGLVKQELRRGELKSITTDRVILDPGPPHEQKWVRWIYAQFIRGLDMTDIAKELNLRKVPWIDGKSWSRYAVRQILTNPKYAGCNLWALGTQKLRTKQRRNPPERWVVKQGAFRAVVDHRTFDRAQRVIASKTYRKSNDALLRDVKRLWKRQGSLSESLINRTRGVPSCSTLRHRFGSMAKVYDLIGFTPAPVHSERTEKSRMMAKLRSEVFESIQKLFPNDAVFVRGSTRQRHLVEFPQLGRIGIMLCRSFDRLDGLRYWLLYVRHAERSLPALVCLMSRENDSIEAFYVMPGIDAITRMTLTPKDPWFRRGLRLESLADLRSALQDVQTWVPLGSIYRGFSNLTTQLMGPARPHIHDSERCDAAIHAQTHGRRIV, from the coding sequence ATGAACGCCGCGCCAATAATTCCCGCCGCGCAGTACCTGCGGATGTCCACCGAGCGTCAGGAATACTCACTCGATAACCAGGCCGTCGCTATTCAACGGTACGCCGACTCGCACGGGTTTGCGATCGTCAAGACGTATGAAGATGCCGGTAAGAGCGGCCTCACGATCGGACACCGTAATGGGCTACAGGCACTCTTGACGGATATTCTGGGTGGCAAGGCAACATTTTGCGCTGTCCTGGTGTATGACGTCAGCCGATGGGGGCGCTTCCAAGACGCTGACGAGGCGGCCCACTATGAATTTCTCTGCAAGTCGTCTGGCATACGTGTTCATTACTGCGCCGAGGAGTTTGGAAGCGACGACACCCTGCCCAGCCGCATGATGAAGGCGCTCAAGCGCACGATGGCGGCGGAATTCAGCAGGGAGCTAAGTGAGAGGGTTTTCGCAGGCAAGAAACGGCTCGCGGAGATGGGGTACCACGAAGGCGGACCTCCGGGGTACGGTCTCTGCCGCCTGTTGGTATCTGCTGATGGACTCGTAAAACAGGAACTGCGGCGTGGCGAGCTCAAGAGCATAACCACCGACCGGGTCATACTCGATCCCGGTCCGCCACATGAGCAGAAATGGGTACGTTGGATTTACGCACAGTTCATTCGAGGCCTGGACATGACTGACATCGCCAAGGAGCTGAACCTGCGGAAGGTGCCGTGGATCGATGGCAAGAGCTGGAGCCGGTACGCGGTGCGGCAGATACTTACCAACCCCAAGTATGCCGGTTGCAACCTTTGGGCGCTCGGGACGCAGAAACTGCGTACCAAGCAACGACGGAATCCGCCAGAAAGGTGGGTCGTGAAACAGGGTGCCTTCAGGGCAGTTGTGGATCACCGTACCTTCGATCGAGCGCAGAGGGTCATTGCCAGCAAGACGTATAGGAAGTCGAACGACGCACTGCTTCGGGACGTGAAGCGTTTGTGGAAGAGGCAAGGTTCTCTGTCAGAGTCGCTGATCAACCGAACGCGGGGTGTGCCTTCGTGCTCCACGCTCCGGCACCGCTTTGGCAGCATGGCGAAGGTGTACGACCTGATCGGATTCACGCCTGCGCCTGTTCACAGCGAACGGACAGAGAAGTCGAGGATGATGGCGAAGTTGCGGTCGGAAGTCTTTGAGTCGATCCAGAAGCTCTTCCCAAACGATGCGGTCTTCGTGCGTGGAAGCACCCGGCAGCGGCATTTAGTAGAATTTCCTCAGCTGGGACGGATCGGCATTATGCTATGTCGATCCTTCGACAGGCTCGACGGTCTGAGGTACTGGCTGCTGTACGTCCGCCACGCAGAACGGTCTTTGCCTGCGCTCGTTTGCCTGATGTCACGCGAAAACGACTCGATCGAGGCGTTCTACGTGATGCCGGGCATCGACGCCATAACGAGGATGACGCTCACGCCGAAGGACCCTTGGTTCCGGCGAGGGCTCCGGCTGGAGTCTCTCGCAGACCTGCGTTCTGCGCTGCAGGACGTTCAGACGTGGGTACCCTTAGGCTCGATCTACCGAGGGTTCTCAAACCTCACGACGCAACTCATGGGACCTGCTCGTCCCCACATTCATGACAGTGAGCGTTGCGACGCCGCTATACATGCGCAGACGCATGGCCGCCGAATTGTGTGA
- a CDS encoding aldehyde dehydrogenase family protein — protein MSIAAEVHDVSSVERFGCLIDGKWVEHPDVIAVRNPFDGRLVGEVSSATEADVKQAITAAAGSLAEEFPAHARYDVLMRGADLIDLHADEYAWAIAREGSKTIREARREPPRAATILRLSAEEGRRLGGETLPFDIRPGSERRIGYYFRVPAGVIGAISASNDPLAVAAHKIGPALAAGNPVVFKPAPQTPLSVLRLGRDLLAAGLPKNRFHVVNGGPAIGEAIVTDPRVRVVAFTGGVRTGERITRIAGVKKLLMELGSNSPVIVMADANLDLAVPAIASGAFAQAGENCLGVQRVFLQAPIKGEFTRRFLKHVRGLKAGSSLEESTDVCAMITEDHAKRVESWIAEAIAGGGRVLAGGARNGAVVPPTVLEGVPDGVRLDCEEVYGPVLALYEFASLDEAIEHANRVNFGLHAAIFTERLRDAFKAVQGLAVGGVIVNDSTDYRLDVMPFGGVKMSGIGREGIRFAMQEMTETRVVCLNL, from the coding sequence ATGAGCATTGCGGCGGAGGTGCACGACGTCAGCAGCGTAGAGCGTTTTGGCTGCCTGATCGATGGGAAGTGGGTGGAGCATCCGGATGTGATAGCGGTTCGCAATCCCTTCGATGGGCGGCTCGTAGGCGAGGTTTCGAGTGCAACCGAAGCTGACGTGAAGCAGGCGATCACGGCTGCCGCGGGGTCGCTCGCCGAGGAGTTCCCGGCGCATGCGCGCTACGACGTGCTCATGCGTGGTGCCGATCTCATCGACCTTCATGCCGACGAATATGCCTGGGCGATTGCGCGCGAGGGCAGCAAGACCATTCGGGAGGCGCGCCGCGAACCGCCTCGCGCAGCCACCATTCTGCGGCTTTCGGCGGAGGAAGGGCGTCGATTGGGCGGTGAGACACTTCCTTTCGACATCCGTCCTGGTTCTGAGCGTCGCATCGGCTACTACTTCCGAGTACCCGCCGGAGTGATCGGTGCCATTTCAGCGTCAAACGATCCGTTGGCGGTGGCCGCGCACAAAATCGGTCCGGCGCTGGCCGCGGGTAACCCGGTCGTCTTCAAGCCCGCCCCGCAAACACCACTGTCGGTGCTGCGCCTGGGGCGCGATCTACTCGCCGCCGGGTTGCCCAAGAACCGGTTCCACGTGGTGAACGGCGGCCCTGCAATCGGCGAAGCGATCGTAACCGATCCGCGCGTACGCGTCGTGGCGTTTACTGGCGGCGTGCGGACTGGCGAACGGATTACGCGTATCGCCGGCGTCAAAAAGCTCCTGATGGAACTCGGATCGAACTCGCCCGTGATCGTCATGGCGGACGCCAATCTCGATCTGGCGGTACCCGCAATTGCGAGCGGCGCGTTCGCGCAGGCCGGTGAGAACTGTCTCGGAGTACAACGCGTCTTCCTGCAGGCGCCGATCAAGGGCGAATTCACGCGCCGGTTCCTAAAGCACGTCCGGGGCCTGAAAGCGGGATCGTCCCTGGAGGAGTCCACCGATGTGTGCGCGATGATCACCGAAGATCACGCGAAGCGAGTAGAGAGTTGGATCGCCGAGGCGATTGCCGGTGGAGGGCGCGTGTTGGCCGGCGGCGCGCGCAATGGCGCGGTGGTGCCCCCGACGGTGCTGGAAGGTGTGCCCGACGGCGTGCGTCTGGATTGCGAGGAAGTGTACGGACCGGTGCTCGCGCTGTATGAATTCGCATCCCTCGACGAAGCCATTGAACACGCCAATCGCGTCAACTTCGGGCTGCACGCGGCCATTTTCACGGAGCGACTCCGTGATGCGTTCAAAGCCGTCCAGGGACTCGCAGTGGGCGGCGTTATTGTCAATGACTCGACCGACTACCGCTTGGACGTCATGCCATTCGGCGGCGTGAAAATGAGCGGTATCGGCCGTGAAGGTATCCGTTTCGCGATGCAGGAGATGACGGAAACGCGCGTCGTGTGCCTGAACCTGTGA